The Aerococcus loyolae genome contains the following window.
TTATTTACTCCTTTTCCAAATTTCACTGTCATCAATCTTTTCAAGACTAGCTTCCATATCTTCTGGCAACAAGGTAACATGCCCCATTTTACGGTTGACTTTGGCTTGGTCTTTGCCGTAAATATGCAAGTGCCAATCGCTATGCTTGGGAGCAGCTTCTAAGACCTTATCTAAATGTTGTCCTAAGACGTTCACCATGAGGGCCGGACTTAATAATTGGGGTTCAGCCAGCGGCAAGCCACAGACAGCGCGAATATGTAGGTCAAATTGTGAGAAATCACAGGCTTCAATGGTGTAATGCCCACTATTATGGGGCCGAGGGGCCAGTTCATTAATTAATATTTTTCCATCCTCCATTAGGAACATTTCAATTCCTAGGGCACCGACTAAGTTGCCTGCCTTAGCGATCTTATTGGCCAGGTCTTGGGCGGCTTGACTGGCTTCAGCGGAAATTCTAGCGGGAACAATGGATTCATGGAGGATGTTATGGACGTGGATGTTTTCCGATACTGGGAAAGTCACCACATGACCATTTTGTTCGCCGATAGCCATGACTGAAATTTCTTTAGCAAAAGGCAGCCATTGCTCCAGCACACAAGCTTGTTCATTGAGTAAGTCAACGCATTCAGGCAGATCATTTTGGCTATGAAGAACCCGTTGGCCCTTGCCGTCATAACCAAAACGCCGCGTCTTTAAAACAGCCGGATAGCCTAACTCTCTGACTGCTTGCTCTAACTCTTCCATGGTCTTGACCGATCGATAAGGAGCGACATGGGCACCTGCAGCTTCTAGGAACTGTTTTTCGTGGAGGCGGTCTTGGCTAGAATGAAGGAGATCTACCCCCTGAGTGAGATAGGCACGATCACCGAGAACTTGTAAGGCTTCAGTATCGATATTTTCAAATTCAAAAGTTAATACATCGCATTGAGAAGCAAAGTCTGCTAGAGCTTGGCGGTCATCATAGGCCTTCTCAAAATGAAAATCGGCGACTTGAGCGGCTGAACAATTACGTCCGGGATCTAATATCCCTACCCGATAGCCCATTTCTTTAGCAGATTGGGCCAACATTTGTCCTAATTGCCCTCCACCGATAATACCGATGGTTGCCCCAGGTAAAATAGTCTTATTCAAGTTGATCACTACTTTCTATGGCTGCTTGACGCATATTTTTTCGATAATCTTCTAAGGCTTGGCTAAGCCTTGCATCCTGAATACTTAGAATCTGAATCGCCAGCAAGGCAGCGTTTTTTGCTCCTGAATGTCCGATCGCTGTCGTAGCGACGGGAACACCGGCTGGCATCTGAACGATAGATAGGAGTGAATCCAAGCCACTTAGGGCGTGTGATTGAACCGGAACCCCAATGACCGGTAAGGTGGTTTTAGCAGCTAACATGCCTGGCAAGTGGGCTGCCCCTCCTGCTCCGGCAATAATTACCGCTAGGCCACGCTCACGAGCGCTTTTGGCATAAGCAAACATCTCATCTGGCATCCGGTGTGCAGAAATCACACGTTTTTCATATGGCACTTCAAATTGGTCTAAAATCTGACAGGCTTGACTCATGGTTTGCCAATCCGATTGAGATCCCATCACTACCCCTACTTTTATCACTTGACGGCCTCCTTAAATAACAAACATTTGTATAGAATAAATATTTAATATTCGTGATTTACTTGTTTACATGTAAAAATATACCATATAATTTTAAAATTTCAATTTAATTACGTATATTATTTAATAAAATCGTTTTCATAATACGCATTATTGCCCTGATATTATTTTTAAGTCCAATTTCCCACTAAATTAGTCCCTATTGTCGAACAATCTTCAAAAAGACTGCCTTCGAATGAAGCCAGTCTAAAAAATATATTTATAGCCTAAGCAGATGATTTGCCGCCTGGCATAAGTCCTGTTAGTATATGTTTAGTGGTAAACTGTTTATAACTAAACCATGTGCTTATAACGAGGTGAGAACGATGACATCACGTGAATCGGGCTGTGAGAATTTTAACCACGCCCTCAATATTTATCAATCCCTGGTAAGGCTTTACCGGAGAAACCTACAAGATACCAGTCAAGCCCTAGCAAATTTCTCTTGTCAGATTAATGTGCCCCAATTTGACTTACTCTCCTATATCTGTGAGCATCCGGCAACCAACCAACAAAAGATCGCTATCCAACTCTGCGTAACTAAGGGGAATGTTAGCCAATTACTCCACAAACTAGAGGAAAATGGCTACATCAAAAAAGAAGTCCAAGGTAGAAGCCACCTGCTCTTTCCCACCAGTAAGGGCGAAGAACTTTACCAAGAAATCGCCTATGACTTAAGTAACTTCCAGCGAAGCTTTTTTAATGCTCTTGACAATGAGGAATTAGCCACACTTGACCAACTTTTGGCTAAGGTCTGCCAGGACCATCTGAATAAGTAATCGATAGGACAATGCATACAAAAGAAAGGAAGAAACAAATGACCAAAGCAAATCCAGCACAAAAGCAGGCTAAGGGGCTAGAGTTTGGTTTGTACAGTTTAGGTGATAACCTTC
Protein-coding sequences here:
- the purK gene encoding 5-(carboxyamino)imidazole ribonucleotide synthase, producing MINLNKTILPGATIGIIGGGQLGQMLAQSAKEMGYRVGILDPGRNCSAAQVADFHFEKAYDDRQALADFASQCDVLTFEFENIDTEALQVLGDRAYLTQGVDLLHSSQDRLHEKQFLEAAGAHVAPYRSVKTMEELEQAVRELGYPAVLKTRRFGYDGKGQRVLHSQNDLPECVDLLNEQACVLEQWLPFAKEISVMAIGEQNGHVVTFPVSENIHVHNILHESIVPARISAEASQAAQDLANKIAKAGNLVGALGIEMFLMEDGKILINELAPRPHNSGHYTIEACDFSQFDLHIRAVCGLPLAEPQLLSPALMVNVLGQHLDKVLEAAPKHSDWHLHIYGKDQAKVNRKMGHVTLLPEDMEASLEKIDDSEIWKRSK
- a CDS encoding MarR family winged helix-turn-helix transcriptional regulator produces the protein MTSRESGCENFNHALNIYQSLVRLYRRNLQDTSQALANFSCQINVPQFDLLSYICEHPATNQQKIAIQLCVTKGNVSQLLHKLEENGYIKKEVQGRSHLLFPTSKGEELYQEIAYDLSNFQRSFFNALDNEELATLDQLLAKVCQDHLNK
- the purE gene encoding 5-(carboxyamino)imidazole ribonucleotide mutase; its protein translation is MGSQSDWQTMSQACQILDQFEVPYEKRVISAHRMPDEMFAYAKSARERGLAVIIAGAGGAAHLPGMLAAKTTLPVIGVPVQSHALSGLDSLLSIVQMPAGVPVATTAIGHSGAKNAALLAIQILSIQDARLSQALEDYRKNMRQAAIESSDQLE